In Bos taurus isolate L1 Dominette 01449 registration number 42190680 breed Hereford chromosome 10, ARS-UCD2.0, whole genome shotgun sequence, the genomic window taattttacaatatttgaaATGCCTGTAGTGAAGGCGATAAATGTTTCAGATAGgaaagtttgaaagaaaaaaaatcgtAATTCATAATTATTCCTCTCAATTAAACATCTGTATAACCAGTTATGAGATttgggagaaaaaataaagatcctcctaggaaaaaaacacatacacatatcacAACAATAGTAAGAATGGGCTCCAGCATCCTTAATGGCTGCATCAGTCAGTCCATATATCCCATGCAAGCCATAAACCATGTTAGTGCAGAAATGAAGGCACCATCCGGAAACAAATGGAGGCCCCATTATCTCAAATATCAGACAGACCTCCTGGATCTAACAGCTCATCAATGTCTTCTGTCATCTTAGATTCTGAAGGCCTCCCATCCCCATCAGAATTCTCCTAATTAAACTGATTTTCCTGAGCTCCCCCTTCAGGATTGCTTAGGAAAGTGTCCCGGGAAATTTGGCCTACCCAGTCAAGTGCGCAGCCTGCCACATTTCCTGGGCTCTACTGTTCTTGGTCTGCCAGACTCTTGGGCATCAGAACATTCAGGTACAGATATATTCTCCAATAATACAGGTATTGCTGGAGCGCTCACTTGAAGATTTTCTGGATCAAATGGATATTTGTATTCCTTATTTAAAGTAGCAGTGATTgctattaaatgtaaaatattttacttgtttGAGTTGGGCAAAGTCTTGAGACTTTTGAAATCATCATAGGGAGATTTTCTAAGGAGAGAAGGTCTATGTGATGAAGGACAATAGCTTATAACTTAAATAGTATGTTTTTCTTTATAGTGCTTCTTCCTCAGGTGAGAGAAAACTGTAACTTGAGACATCTATTCCCATTTTATCTAAAAACATTGATATCTTTTTTTATGAAGACTTGGGAAATTCACATATATCTTTAAAACAAACGGAACTTGATCTTGGAACCAGCTGATGGTTGGTAATAAGAGTATTAGGAATGAGTTGGCCAGATGACCTGCCTTAGGCAAGGTGCGTCATAGCTTCTAAGAAAGGAGGGTTTGGTGGGATCCTTTCATTACTGTGCTTGTCCCACGGTTGTTAGATTTCTCATTGCTGTaaaacagtgcttctcaaagggTATGGGTAGTTCAAGGACTAACTACATCAGGATTATCTAAGACAGttgtttaaaatgcagactctTGGACCTAAATCACTGAATTTGACCTTCTAGGAACGGAGCCCAGGAATCTACATTTTCCTAGCTTCCCAAGTAATTTTGCACAATAGAGTTTGAGAACCTCTTCTATTAATACAATGGCTAAGTCTGCCCTTGTGGATCCCAGAGGACAATTAACTATCTATCTTCATTTACATCTGACATTTAGGGCTTCTATTTCTGAGTCAGTATAaccagccaggatttgaaccatcTTACTCCTTGGGTATGGAATATACCCCATTATAAAATGGCTCTCCAATGAGCCTATACTGTTTCTCTTAGGAAAAAATTAACAATCAAAAAGGACCACCCTCAAAGGAATGTAATTCAGATAAGATGGGTATATTTGGAGTCATGTACAAAATAGCTAATAAGCAAAGCCCAGTGTAATgtactttatttattattatgtgGCTGTCCCTTGACCTCCTAGCATGGCCTGGCAAAGAATGAAGAAGTAATAAAACAACATCATGTGGATAGGAGGTGGTGCTAGAGTAGCCAGGGGTGAACCTCAGGAGTTGGGAGTCAGGAGATGGAATTGTGGGACAAAGCGAGTTAGCCATTTTAGATCCAGATAGAAGACACCAAAAGTTAAACCAGAGGAGTAAGAGCCATGAACATGAAATTTGAACCACAGAATAGGAACTGGAAGGGTAGCCAAAGAACCAGGAGggcggcggggggaggggggtgcagtTTAAAAATCCAGCTTGGACCTGGCTAACTCAGCATGTGAGTGCTGTCTTAGAGTCACCGTATTTGCCTCAAAGTTGCTTCTCTCAAAAGAACTTCTTACTGTAAAACTTATAACGAGGTCCACTGCAAGTCCTTGAATGCCTGAGTTGTAAAGTACTGCAGTTTGCTGTCAgtcttgtgtgtctgtgtgtgtcgtGTTGCCTTGGCCATCTGATGTCTTTGGGAGATAAGGGGGCCCTTACTGTCAAGGTAACTGATAACTGCTTTAAGCTCTGACATCAGTGAGAAAATGTGCGCTTTTAGAAAGAATGTTTCTGAGAATACGGTAGGAACCTGAAACGTCTTGAAGTTGTCTGAGAGTCTTCAATCACTATGTCAAGCGACacagatatttctctttcttcatatGATGAAGATCAGGGATCTAAACTTATCCAAAAAGCTAGAGAGGCACCATTTGTCCCCATTGGAATGGCAGGTTTTGCAGCAATTGTTGCATATGGATTATATAGATTGAAGAGCAGGGGACATACTAAAATGTCTGTTCACCTGATCCACATGCGTGTGGCAGCCCAAGGCTTTGTTGTGGGAGCAATGACTCTTGGTATGGGCTATTCCCTGTATCAAGAATTCTGGGGGAAACCTAAACCTTAGAAGAGGAGATGCTGTCTTGGTCGTCTTGGTGGTGCTTGCTTTAGTTAGACATCTCATATTGAGGTTATATGTTTATGCTGAAAATAAATTGTTTGGGTCAGACAAGAACATGGTAATTTGAAAATTGGTCTCCTTTCTTGCAGGCTTGATTTGCCTGGTGACCAGGTTACTGGTGACTAGTTCACTAGCTAGGTCATTCAGGGGAGTCAGACCAGCACAAAAGAAACATGTCACTTTTAAATACACTTGATAGTGGTACCTGTCCACCTTCTTAAACTCTTCTGTTGAAATTAGTTCTAAAGAAGACAACATGTCAATCCTGAAAATGCTCCCAGTTGCTGCAGAATATCATATGC contains:
- the LOC104973050 gene encoding HIG1 domain family member 1A, mitochondrial-like, with the translated sequence MSSDTDISLSSYDEDQGSKLIQKAREAPFVPIGMAGFAAIVAYGLYRLKSRGHTKMSVHLIHMRVAAQGFVVGAMTLGMGYSLYQEFWGKPKP